Proteins from one Cryptomeria japonica chromosome 4, Sugi_1.0, whole genome shotgun sequence genomic window:
- the LOC131040995 gene encoding G2/mitotic-specific cyclin S13-7, translated as MNMRARAGCQNENKRGISRPAAAAKGPAMAAANNQKAVVANNNRRALGDIGNLVGALNTRCVISKDGAAERVRSNLIANANKQASSSSQVEFIAVRAEVKAEAGAVWGNKQKRTNRRRGQGATVAEESNDVRSSTDSVATNEIFKTASQKFRGLSLTKSLTATSESACKDLQDLPPSIDDGDLQNQLAVVEYVEDIYKFYRKTENLSCVPPDYMSRQEEINDKMRAILIDWLIEVHLKFELMPETLYLTVNVVDRYLSIERVTRRKLQLVGLTAMFIACKYEEIWTPEIKDFVSISAKEYTRENIVAMEHTMLNRLKFNFTVPTPYVFLVRFLKAADADKQMENLAFFFAELCLLYYVLIKYSPSMIAAASVYTARCTLKKDPCWTKTLSLHTGYSEADLKECAHWIVMFYRNAGESKLKVVHKKYSSPFFGSVALLKPVSLPPDDSSSSSN; from the exons ATGAATATGCGTGCTAGG GCTGGCTGCCAGAACGAGAACAAGCGCGGTATTTCACGGCCGGCGGCAGCAGCAAAAG GTCCCGCAATGGCAGCAGCCAACAACCAGAAGGCAGTAGTAGCCAATAACAATAGGAGGGCCTTGGGAGATATTGGCAATCTGGTGGGAGCTTTGAATACTAGATGTGTCATCAGCAAAGATGGAGCGGCAGA GAGGGTTCGATCAAATCTGATTGCCAATGCGAACAAACAAGCAAGTTCCAGCTCTCAG GTAGAGTTTATTGCCGTCAGGGCAGAGGTAAAAGCAGAGGCAGGAGCAGTTTGGGGAAACAAACAGAAGCGCACTAACAGGAGGAGAGGACAAGGTGCCACAGTTGCAGAAGAGAGTAATGATGTGCGTAGCAGCACAGATTCAGTTGCCACAAATGAAATATTTAAAACAGCTTCACAGAAATTCAGAGGACTATCCCTAACGAAATCTTTAACAGCTACAAGTGAG AGTGCCTGCAAGGACTTACAAGACCTTCCTCCTAGCATTGATGATGGAGACCTGCAAAATCAATTGGCTGTTGTTGAGTATGTCGAAGATATATACAAGTTCTACCGAAAGACTGAA AACTTGAGCTGCGTACCTCCAGATTATATGTCAAGGCAGGAAGAAATAAATGACAAGATGAGGGCAATTCTTATAGATTGGTTGATAGAG GTGCATCTGAAGTTTGAACTGATGCCCGAGACATTATATCTCACTGTGAATGTGGTTGATAGATATCTTTCTATTGAAAGGGTTACAAGGAGAAAATTGCAGTTAGTGGGACTCACCGCAATGTTCATAGCTTGTAAATATGAAGAAATTTGGACACCAGAG ATTAAGGACTTCGTCAGCATATCAGCTAAAGAGTATACAAGGGAGAATATCGTGGCCATG GAGCATACAATGTTGAATCGGTTGAAATTCAATTTCACTGTTCCAACTCCCTATGTTTTCCTAGTTAGATTTCTGAAGGCAGCTGATGCTGACAAACAG ATGGAAAACCTGGCATTCTTCTTTGCCGAGCTTTGTTTGCTTTATTACGTTCTGATCAAATATAGCCCATCTATGATTGCCGCTGCTTCTGTATACACTGCCAGGTGCACTCTCAAAAAGGATCCATGTTGGACTAAAACACTAAGCCTTCACACAGGTTACTCTGAAGCAGACCTGAA GGAATGTGCACACTGGATTGTTATGTTCTACCGAAATGCAGGAGAAAGTAAGCTGAAAGTTGTACATAAGAAGTATTCAAGTCCTTTCTTTGGCTCTGTTGCACTACTAAAACCGGTGAGCTTGCCTCCAGATGATAGCAGCAGCTCCAGCAACTAA